The Zootoca vivipara chromosome 4, rZooViv1.1, whole genome shotgun sequence genome has a segment encoding these proteins:
- the OLIG2 gene encoding oligodendrocyte transcription factor 2 isoform X2 — MDSDASLVSSRPSSPEPDELFVSDSPAELSAELRSAMSAAGVVMVDKLAFKSPSSSSSSSSSSSSSASKKDKKQMTEPELQQLRLKINSRERKRMHDLNIAMDGLREVMPYAHGPSVRKLSKIATLLLARNYILMLTNSLEEMKRLLSEIYGGHHAAGFHPAAAAAAAAAACPGGMVGHSAPLPGHPASHAVHHSILPPVAVSSASLPGSAGLSAVSSIRPSHGLLKSPSSAAAAAAAAAAAAAAAASGPLGSSFQHWGGMPCPCSMCQVPAPSHHHVSSMNTASLPRLTSDAK, encoded by the exons ATGGACTCGGACGCGAGCTTGGTGTCCAGCCGCCCTTCGTCGCCGGAGCCCGATGAGCTCTTCGTGTC CGACTCTCCAGCAGAGCTGAGCGCGGAGCTCCGCAGTGCCATGAGCGCGGCCGGGGTGGTGATGGTAGACAAGCTGGCCTTCaagtctccctcctcctcctcgtcgtcgtcgtcgtcgtcctcttCGTCGGCGTCCAAGAAGGACAAGAAGCAAATGACGGAGCCCGAGCTGCAGCAGTTGCGCCTGAAGATCAACAGCCGCGAGCGCAAGAGGATGCACGACCTCAACATCGCCATGGACGGCCTGCGGGAGGTGATGCCCTACGCGCACGGCCCGTCGGTGCGCAAGCTCTCCAAGATCGCCACCCTTCTGCTAGCGCGCAACTACATCCTCATGCTCACCAATTCCCTCGAGGAGATGAAGAGGCTCCTCAGCGAGATCTACGGCGGCCACCACGCCGCCGGCTTCCACCCTGCCGCTGCGGCCGCCGCGGCTGCGGCCGCCTGCCCAGGCGGCATGGTAGGCCATTCCGCGCCTCTGCCGGGCCACCCGGCTTCACACGCCGTGCACCACTCGATCCTGCCCCCCGTCGCCGTCTCCAGCGCCTCCCTGCCCGGCTCCGCGGGCCTGTCGGCTGTCAGCTCCATCCGGCCAAGCCACGGCCTCCTCAAATCGCCATCGagcgcagccgccgccgctgctgctgccgctgctgccgcggcggcggcggcttcggGCCCGCTGGGCAGCAGCTTCCAGCACTGGGGAGGGATGCCGTGTCCCTGCAGCATGTGCCAGGTGCCCGCTCCGTCGCACCACCACGTCTCCAGCATGAACACGGCCAGCTTGCCCAGATTAACCAGTGACGCCAAATGA
- the OLIG2 gene encoding oligodendrocyte transcription factor 2 isoform X1 → MDSDASLVSSRPSSPEPDELFVSSRSKSGGGFSAGGAVSSSTPSDSPAELSAELRSAMSAAGVVMVDKLAFKSPSSSSSSSSSSSSSASKKDKKQMTEPELQQLRLKINSRERKRMHDLNIAMDGLREVMPYAHGPSVRKLSKIATLLLARNYILMLTNSLEEMKRLLSEIYGGHHAAGFHPAAAAAAAAAACPGGMVGHSAPLPGHPASHAVHHSILPPVAVSSASLPGSAGLSAVSSIRPSHGLLKSPSSAAAAAAAAAAAAAAAASGPLGSSFQHWGGMPCPCSMCQVPAPSHHHVSSMNTASLPRLTSDAK, encoded by the coding sequence ATGGACTCGGACGCGAGCTTGGTGTCCAGCCGCCCTTCGTCGCCGGAGCCCGATGAGCTCTTCGTGTCGTCCAGGAGCAAGAGCGGCGGCGGCTTCTCGGCGGGCGGCGCAGTGTCCAGCTCGACGCCCAGCGACTCTCCAGCAGAGCTGAGCGCGGAGCTCCGCAGTGCCATGAGCGCGGCCGGGGTGGTGATGGTAGACAAGCTGGCCTTCaagtctccctcctcctcctcgtcgtcgtcgtcgtcgtcctcttCGTCGGCGTCCAAGAAGGACAAGAAGCAAATGACGGAGCCCGAGCTGCAGCAGTTGCGCCTGAAGATCAACAGCCGCGAGCGCAAGAGGATGCACGACCTCAACATCGCCATGGACGGCCTGCGGGAGGTGATGCCCTACGCGCACGGCCCGTCGGTGCGCAAGCTCTCCAAGATCGCCACCCTTCTGCTAGCGCGCAACTACATCCTCATGCTCACCAATTCCCTCGAGGAGATGAAGAGGCTCCTCAGCGAGATCTACGGCGGCCACCACGCCGCCGGCTTCCACCCTGCCGCTGCGGCCGCCGCGGCTGCGGCCGCCTGCCCAGGCGGCATGGTAGGCCATTCCGCGCCTCTGCCGGGCCACCCGGCTTCACACGCCGTGCACCACTCGATCCTGCCCCCCGTCGCCGTCTCCAGCGCCTCCCTGCCCGGCTCCGCGGGCCTGTCGGCTGTCAGCTCCATCCGGCCAAGCCACGGCCTCCTCAAATCGCCATCGagcgcagccgccgccgctgctgctgccgctgctgccgcggcggcggcggcttcggGCCCGCTGGGCAGCAGCTTCCAGCACTGGGGAGGGATGCCGTGTCCCTGCAGCATGTGCCAGGTGCCCGCTCCGTCGCACCACCACGTCTCCAGCATGAACACGGCCAGCTTGCCCAGATTAACCAGTGACGCCAAATGA